The Sinomicrobium kalidii genome contains a region encoding:
- a CDS encoding efflux RND transporter periplasmic adaptor subunit produces MKKIIRTLIFVAMCIYVVGCGKSAATKKVSGKQEEVTPEAKTEEKHSGENEVMLSRQQREGINLKLGGFSRINLDGTIKVTGELELYPEDEATVGSFMEGNISRVFVKPGQKVKKGQLLAAIEDPGFIDLQAELRALHSEFEYLEQEFDRQKKLYENKVASGKNYQRVTSDYKSVRARLESTKAKLRLLRVNPDAIISGKTYGVLPVIAPINGYIREIGITIGQRITTGSRLFRIINKENIHADLLVYEKDLDKIREGQSVTLYIANNRDKPVKGTITEIGRSYENNIRAVRMHAGLDGNKAPFVPGMFVEGLIAVENLKTTALPETAVVEDEGKSYIFIKQESGADTATHLNDHTTHEKEDASREHWIFARKEVMTGGTADGWIEVKLLEKLPESAEVVTEGAYYLLAEMKKGETTHSH; encoded by the coding sequence ATGAAAAAAATAATCCGAACACTAATCTTTGTCGCAATGTGCATCTATGTTGTGGGGTGCGGCAAAAGTGCAGCTACGAAAAAAGTATCCGGTAAACAGGAGGAAGTAACTCCGGAAGCAAAGACAGAAGAAAAACACTCCGGTGAAAATGAGGTAATGCTCAGTAGACAACAGCGGGAAGGCATAAACCTGAAACTTGGCGGTTTTTCCCGGATCAATCTGGACGGAACCATAAAAGTGACCGGTGAACTTGAACTCTATCCGGAAGATGAGGCTACCGTAGGGTCTTTTATGGAGGGAAATATAAGCCGGGTGTTTGTAAAACCGGGGCAAAAAGTGAAGAAGGGCCAATTACTGGCGGCTATCGAAGACCCGGGCTTTATTGATTTACAAGCTGAATTAAGAGCGTTGCACAGTGAGTTTGAGTACCTGGAACAGGAATTTGACCGCCAGAAAAAACTGTATGAGAACAAAGTGGCTTCCGGGAAAAATTACCAAAGGGTGACTTCCGATTATAAATCGGTAAGGGCCAGGCTGGAAAGTACGAAAGCCAAACTGCGATTGCTCAGGGTAAATCCCGATGCCATCATAAGCGGAAAAACCTACGGGGTGCTCCCCGTAATCGCCCCCATAAACGGCTATATCCGTGAAATAGGAATTACCATAGGGCAGCGCATAACCACGGGAAGCCGGTTATTCCGGATCATAAACAAGGAAAATATCCATGCAGACCTCCTGGTCTACGAAAAGGATCTGGACAAAATCAGGGAAGGGCAGTCGGTTACCCTGTATATTGCCAATAACCGGGACAAACCTGTGAAAGGGACCATTACGGAGATCGGCAGGAGTTATGAAAACAATATCAGGGCGGTGCGCATGCATGCCGGTCTGGACGGAAACAAAGCACCTTTTGTTCCCGGGATGTTTGTAGAAGGCCTGATAGCCGTGGAGAACCTGAAGACTACCGCCTTGCCCGAAACAGCAGTTGTTGAAGACGAAGGAAAATCCTATATTTTTATTAAACAGGAAAGCGGGGCAGATACGGCCACACACCTGAATGACCACACAACTCATGAAAAAGAGGATGCTTCACGGGAACACTGGATTTTTGCCAGGAAGGAAGTCATGACCGGGGGAACCGCCGACGGATGGATTGAAGTAAAACTCCTGGAGA